The following proteins are encoded in a genomic region of Triticum dicoccoides isolate Atlit2015 ecotype Zavitan chromosome 1B, WEW_v2.0, whole genome shotgun sequence:
- the LOC119325903 gene encoding 1-aminocyclopropane-1-carboxylate oxidase-like has product MVVPVIDFSKLDGAERAETMAQIADGCENWGFFQLVNHGIPLELLDRVKKVCSESYRLREAAFRSSEPVQTLERLVDAERREPVAPVDDMDWEDIFYLHDDNQWPSDPPAFKETMREYRAELKKLAERVMEAMDENLGLDKGRMKAAFTGDGLHAPFFGTKVSHYPPCPRPDLITGLRAHTDAGGVILLFQDDKVGGLEVLKDGQWLDVQPLADAIVVNTGDQVEVLSNGRYRSAWHRVLPMRNGNRRSIASFYNPAFEAAISPAVGEGRAAAYPDYVFGDYMDVYNKQKFDAKEPRFEAVKAPKAA; this is encoded by the coding sequence ATGGTTGTTCCGGTGATCGACTTCTCCAAGCTTGACGGCGCCGAGAGGGCCGAGACCATGGCGCAGATCGCCGACGGCTGCGAGAACTGGGGCTTCTTCCAGCTGGTGAACCACGGCATCCCGCTGGAGCTTCTTGACCGCGTCAAGAAGGTGTGCTCCGAGAGCTACCGCCTCCGGGAGGCGGCGTTCCGGTCGTCTGAGCCGGTGCAGACGCTGGAGAGGCTCGTGGACGCGGagcggcgcgagccggtggcgcccGTGGACGACATGGATTGGGAGGACATCTTCTACCTCCACGACGACAACCAGTGGCCGTCCGACCCGCCGGCCTTCAAGGAGACCATGCGGGAGTACCGCGCCGAGCTCAAGAAGCTCGCCGAGCGGGTCATGGAGGCCATGGACGAGAACCTCGGCCTCGACAAGGGCCGCATGAAGGCCGCCTTCACCGGCGACGGCCTCCACGCGCCATTCTTCGGCACCAAGGTCAGTCACTACCCGCCGTGCCCGCGCCCGGACCTCATCACCGGGCTCCGCGCGCACACCGACGCCGGCGGCGTCATCCTGCTGTTCCAGGACGACAAGGTCGGCGGCCTTGAGGTGCTCAAGGACGGCCAGTGGCTCGACGTGCAGCCGCTCGCCGACGCCATCGTCGTCAACACCGGCGACCAGGTGGAGGTGCTCAGCAACGGCCGCTACCGCAGCGCGTGGCACCGCGTCCTTCCCATGCGCAACGGCAACCGCCGCTCCATCGCCTCCTTCTACAACCCGGCGTTCGAGGCGGCCATCTCGCCGGCGGTGGGCGAAGGCCGCGCTGCCGCGTACCCGGACTACGTGTTTGGGGATTACATGGATGTGTACAACAAGCAGAAGTTCGATGCCAAGGAGCCAAGATTCGAGGCCGTCAAGGCGCCAAAGGCAGCTTAA